TTTTTTCACTTTATACGATTCAAATTTTTCTTTAATTCTATTCTTTTCACAATCATTTTTTTTATTTTTTCTATCAATATACTCAATATATCCATATCCAGTTTCAGCATAAGTCGGCTTAACCCCAAGCGTAACAATCTTATTCTTTTGAGCCTCACAAAATGCAAATTTCAGGCTTTCCAAAAATTCCTTTTCTTTTTTTATTAAATGATCTGATGGTAAAACTGCCATAATGCTATTTTTATAAATTTTCCTAATAATGCAGGCTGCATATCCTATACAAGCCGCCGTATCTCGTGCCATTGGTTCAAAAATTATATTTCTGTCAGCAATTTCAGGCAATTCTTTTTTTATTATATTAAAATATTTAATATTTGTAGAAATGAATATTTTTTCTACTGGAATGATTTCTTTTATTCTGTCGATAGTTTCCTTAATCATCGTCTTTTCCGACACCAGATCCAAAAATTGCTTCGGCTTGTCATTTGTAGATAATGGCCAAAATCTTGTTCCACTTCCTCCAGCCATAATTAAAGCTACTTTATCCATATTTTTTCTCCTGTTCTTCTAATTAATTTCATTTATCTCATGATAAGGGTTTGTAACCTCTTGCTAAATAGCATTTATCCTATTTGTTACTTATTGACTTCCTTCACAACAAATTTGTTATTTAAATAGGAAAGAATATTACTCAAAATTCATATAACTAGTGAACTACTCCCGCTTTTAAAAGCGGGAGCTTCTTGGGAAGTATCTGCTTTTGTTAGCCAAATATATTTACCAAGCTCTTCGGGTAGTTCCTACCCTGTCTTTTTTTATTTTCCTAATATTCCAACATCAATTTTCCAATGTCTTTTATATTCACTGCAGCATTGTAATCTCTATCAATTTCAATTCCACAGCATTCACATTTATAACTTCTTTCTGATAATTTCAGTTTCTCTTTAACGTTTCCACATTTACTGCAAGTTTTCGACGATGGAAACCACTTATCTATCTTCAAAAATTGTTTCCCTAAAAACATCAGTTTATACTCAAGCATCCTCAAAAATATTCCCCATCCATTATCTCCTACACCTTTCCCAAAATTTAATGCCTGGCTCATCCCTTTCATATTCAAATCCTCAACAACCACAGCATTATACGTTTCAGACAATTTTTTTGATAATTTATGTAAAAAATCTTTTCGACAATTTTTGATATACTCATGCAATTTTGATATTTTCATTTTTTGTTTATACCAATTTTTAGAAAATTTCACTTTTCTTGACAATGATTTTTGTAATTTTTTCAATTTTTTCTCCAACATCCTAAAATATCTTGGATAATCAGCCCTTTGGTTTTCAGAACTGACAAATAATCCAGACATTGAAAAATCAAGTCCAATTACTTTATCACTACTTGGCATTTTTTGAATTTCTTTTTCAAATTCCGTCAAAATAGAAACATAGTAATTTCCATTACTGTTTGTTAGTGTTGCCGACTTTATCTTGTAATCCTTCGGTATTTCTCTATGATATTTTAATTTAACTTTTTTCAATTTTGGCAAAACCAAATATTTGTTTTCCTCAATTCGTATTGAATTATTCACACAATTTGTCGTATAACTTTTAACACTAGTCTTTTTAGATTTGAACTTTGGAAACTTCGCTCTCTTCTGAAAAAAATTTGTAAACGATCGTTTTACATTCAATTGAGCATTTGAAAGTGCTAGACTGTCAACTTCTTTTAAAAATTGATTTTCACTTTTCAAACTGGCAGGTGTAATTATTTTATTTTTTCCAGTTTCTTCATAAATTTTATTCGCAGTGTACAAAATTGTATTGTAAACAAAACGAACACATCCAAAAGTCTTGTTTATCAATAATTCTTACTCTTTATTTGGATAAATCCTGTATTTGAATGCTAAATTATACTTCATAAAATTACACCTCCTTTTGATTTTGAATATTATTTTTAATTATTTCTTTAGAAATTTTATTATTTATAACTTCTCTTCAATATTTTATACAAAAATTGTATCATAGACATATCCTTTTTTCAATTTTTTTACAAAAAAAGCAATTCATCTCCCACTTGTAGAAGTCGGAGACTTCTTGCTATCTTTTTGTTAAATAAGTATAATTAATTTTTCCTTTAAAAGTATAACATAATTTATCTGTTTTATCAAAAGGAATTATTTAGAAAAA
The DNA window shown above is from Leptotrichia wadei and carries:
- a CDS encoding transposase: MINKTFGCVRFVYNTILYTANKIYEETGKNKIITPASLKSENQFLKEVDSLALSNAQLNVKRSFTNFFQKRAKFPKFKSKKTSVKSYTTNCVNNSIRIEENKYLVLPKLKKVKLKYHREIPKDYKIKSATLTNSNGNYYVSILTEFEKEIQKMPSSDKVIGLDFSMSGLFVSSENQRADYPRYFRMLEKKLKKLQKSLSRKVKFSKNWYKQKMKISKLHEYIKNCRKDFLHKLSKKLSETYNAVVVEDLNMKGMSQALNFGKGVGDNGWGIFLRMLEYKLMFLGKQFLKIDKWFPSSKTCSKCGNVKEKLKLSERSYKCECCGIEIDRDYNAAVNIKDIGKLMLEY